A region from the Halobellus litoreus genome encodes:
- a CDS encoding sugar phosphate nucleotidyltransferase, translated as MQAVILAAGEGTRLRPLTRTRPKPMLPIGNRPLLEHVLEAGKAAGIDEFVFVVGYKRERIQSHFGDGDDWDVDIEYAVQETQLGTGHALLQAEPHVNGNFLALNGDRIVEPSAISAVIDERRETGRPVMAVTRHRNPENYGVVELDGQTVQSIEEKPPAYTVKTDYINAGVYGLGESVFDDLRATESDGELEITSVLRDYRDALRAIRFDGLWLDVSYHWDILSVNSRMLDRMGSKPAERAAIHDHATVVEGTALGSDVRVRPGATVLPGTSLGDNVEVGSNAVLSNSVVLPDATIGDGAVVRDCVVGENASVGANVTVEGGETDVVVDATVHGDVRLGGVVGDNAALSGGVTVAPGTVLGNKARAESGATVSGWIENDAIVRRG; from the coding sequence ATGCAAGCAGTAATCCTCGCCGCGGGAGAGGGAACGCGGCTTCGGCCCCTGACGCGAACGCGGCCGAAACCGATGCTCCCGATCGGAAACCGGCCGCTTCTGGAACACGTGTTAGAGGCCGGGAAAGCGGCCGGAATTGACGAATTCGTGTTCGTCGTCGGCTACAAGCGCGAGCGAATCCAGAGTCACTTCGGCGACGGCGATGACTGGGACGTCGACATCGAGTACGCCGTGCAGGAGACGCAGCTCGGGACCGGACACGCACTGTTGCAGGCGGAGCCTCACGTCAACGGAAACTTCCTCGCACTGAACGGCGACCGTATCGTCGAGCCCAGCGCGATTTCCGCGGTGATCGACGAGCGGCGGGAGACCGGCCGGCCGGTGATGGCGGTGACCCGGCACCGTAACCCGGAGAACTACGGCGTCGTCGAGCTCGACGGCCAGACGGTGCAGTCGATCGAGGAGAAGCCACCCGCCTACACCGTCAAGACGGACTACATCAACGCCGGCGTCTACGGACTTGGCGAGTCGGTGTTCGACGACCTCCGTGCGACCGAGAGCGACGGCGAGTTGGAGATCACGTCTGTCCTCCGGGACTACCGCGACGCCCTGCGGGCGATCCGGTTCGACGGCCTCTGGCTCGACGTCTCCTACCACTGGGACATCCTCTCGGTCAACAGCCGAATGCTGGATCGAATGGGGTCGAAACCCGCGGAGAGAGCGGCGATCCACGACCACGCGACCGTCGTCGAAGGAACTGCGCTCGGCTCGGACGTACGTGTCCGTCCGGGTGCGACCGTGCTGCCGGGGACGTCGCTCGGAGACAACGTCGAGGTCGGCTCGAACGCCGTCCTCTCCAATTCGGTCGTGCTGCCCGACGCGACTATCGGTGACGGCGCGGTCGTCCGCGACTGCGTCGTCGGCGAGAACGCGAGCGTCGGAGCGAACGTAACCGTCGAGGGGGGCGAGACAGACGTCGTGGTCGACGCGACTGTCCACGGGGACGTACGCTTGGGTGGCGTCGTCGGAGACAACGCGGCCCTGAGCGGCGGCGTGACAGTTGCACCGGGGACAGTGCTCGGAAACAAGGCGCGCGCGGAATCGGGAGCCACCGTGAGCGGTTGGATCGAGAACGACGCGATCGTGAGGAGAGGATAA
- the glmS gene encoding glutamine--fructose-6-phosphate transaminase (isomerizing) — MCGIIGYVGVEDALPILRDGLSNLEYRGYDSAGIALGGGSVDVYKRKGELSALKEILPQKSTTTTGIGHTRWSTHGEPTDANAHPHTDESGDVAVVHNGIIENYDELKTELEERGHTFTSETDTEVVPHLIEEELATGRDLVDAVSAVVERLSGNFALCVVAAGHEGIVATRQGNPLVMGHTDDGTFLASDVPAFVEHTRRVSYPEAGDVIHVTDGEATVYADGERVSRDVVEVDWDAEAAEKGGYEHYMLKEIHEQPTALRQTISGRIDEMNGEADLELDLPTEYLNSLEEVQFVACGTSYHAGLYAAKLFEEYADVRASAEIASEYEFDGGRDPWRTLVVAVTQSGETADTLSALQRAKRAGAKTLAVTNTLGSTVTREVEDTVFIRAGPEIGVAATKTFCSQVATLALLTVYVGRQRGTVSSSEARELLSDLRGLPGAVQQVLDREEQVRVAAEEYVDGDAFFFIGRRLGAPVALEGALKLKEISYDHAEGFPSGELKHGPLALVTPETPVLAVLTEGTNAEETLNNVKEVESRGAPVIGCVSEGMDDAGKFVDEVFEVPELGELEPLVANVYFQLFSYHVANLKGRSIDKPRNLAKSVTVE; from the coding sequence ATGTGCGGGATCATCGGCTACGTCGGCGTCGAAGACGCGCTTCCGATTCTCCGGGACGGTCTGTCGAACCTCGAGTACCGGGGATACGACTCCGCTGGAATCGCTCTCGGTGGCGGTTCGGTCGACGTGTACAAGCGGAAGGGCGAACTGTCGGCGCTCAAGGAGATTCTGCCGCAGAAATCGACCACGACGACCGGAATCGGCCACACACGGTGGTCGACTCACGGCGAGCCCACGGACGCGAACGCCCACCCGCACACGGACGAGTCGGGCGATGTCGCCGTCGTCCACAACGGGATCATCGAGAACTACGACGAGCTGAAAACGGAGCTCGAAGAGCGGGGTCATACGTTCACGAGCGAAACCGACACCGAGGTCGTCCCGCACCTAATCGAGGAAGAACTGGCCACGGGACGCGACCTGGTCGATGCGGTATCTGCCGTCGTCGAGCGGTTGTCCGGAAACTTCGCCCTATGTGTCGTCGCCGCGGGTCACGAGGGGATCGTCGCGACCCGACAAGGCAATCCGCTCGTGATGGGCCACACCGACGATGGGACGTTTCTCGCGAGCGACGTTCCCGCGTTCGTCGAACACACGCGACGAGTGAGCTACCCCGAAGCGGGGGACGTGATCCACGTCACCGACGGGGAGGCGACGGTGTACGCCGACGGCGAGAGGGTTTCACGAGACGTCGTCGAGGTCGACTGGGACGCCGAAGCCGCCGAAAAGGGCGGCTACGAGCACTATATGCTCAAGGAGATCCACGAGCAGCCCACGGCGCTCCGGCAGACGATCTCCGGGCGTATCGACGAGATGAACGGCGAGGCCGACCTGGAGCTCGACCTTCCCACCGAGTATCTGAACTCCCTGGAAGAAGTTCAGTTCGTCGCCTGCGGGACGTCGTATCACGCCGGGCTCTACGCCGCGAAACTGTTCGAAGAGTACGCCGACGTTCGGGCCTCCGCCGAGATCGCCTCGGAGTACGAGTTCGACGGCGGTCGGGATCCCTGGCGGACGCTCGTCGTCGCCGTGACCCAGAGCGGGGAGACCGCGGACACGCTGTCGGCGCTGCAGCGGGCGAAGCGCGCGGGGGCCAAGACGCTCGCCGTAACGAATACGCTGGGGAGTACGGTGACGCGAGAGGTCGAAGATACCGTGTTCATTCGCGCCGGCCCCGAGATCGGCGTCGCCGCGACGAAGACGTTCTGCTCGCAGGTGGCGACGCTGGCGTTGTTGACTGTGTACGTGGGTCGGCAGCGTGGGACGGTTTCGTCGAGTGAAGCGCGGGAGTTGCTGTCGGATCTCCGCGGGCTGCCGGGGGCGGTACAGCAGGTACTGGACCGAGAAGAACAGGTGCGTGTGGCGGCAGAAGAGTACGTCGACGGCGACGCGTTCTTCTTCATCGGGCGACGGCTGGGTGCGCCTGTCGCGCTCGAGGGGGCGCTGAAGTTGAAGGAGATCTCGTACGATCACGCCGAAGGGTTCCCGTCTGGAGAGTTGAAGCACGGCCCGCTGGCGTTGGTGACACCGGAAACTCCCGTGCTGGCCGTGCTGACGGAGGGCACGAACGCCGAAGAGACGCTCAACAACGTGAAAGAGGTCGAGTCCCGCGGAGCCCCCGTTATCGGGTGTGTCTCCGAGGGGATGGACGACGCCGGTAAGTTCGTCGACGAAGTTTTCGAGGTGCCGGAGTTAGGAGAGTTAGAACCCCTCGTGGCGAACGTGTACTTCCAACTGTTCAGTTACCACGTGGCGAATCTCAAGGGCCGATCGATCGACAAACCGCGGAACCTGGCGAAGAGCGTGACGGTGGAGTAG
- a CDS encoding flippase, which translates to MRIGQTSFAVFASKLVGSALGFIATLYFARVLGAEILGQYALVLAVVAWLSLAGTLGVTSATTKRMSEGEEPSAYATAGAAVVATLALVLGGLVSLFGDAVNAYVGEPIAPLIVVLVFVGLFSSVTDAALRGERKVHLAGLLTPMGIAARSVVQIGLVVLGLELVGMLVGYAIGSLLVAVGGLVLLSVGLVRPNREHFEALFEYAKFSWLGGLQSRSFNDVDILLLGVFLQSSLVGVYSAAWSIAKFLTLFDSAVSSTLFPELSRADAEGRRGSVADLVEDSLTFGGLILIPGLFGGILLGERLLRIYGPEFVRGASVLWILIAATLVYGYQKQLLNALNAIDRPKATFRINAVFIAANVVLNVFLISTIGLVGAAVATLLSAGFGVTLALYTLRAEIEFAIPIGEIGRQFAAAAGMAAVVVAVEALLRTAIDLNHNFATVVLLVGVGAAAYFMTLFGISGTFRSTVRENSPM; encoded by the coding sequence ATGAGAATCGGACAGACGTCTTTCGCCGTCTTCGCCTCGAAGCTCGTCGGCTCAGCGCTCGGTTTCATCGCCACGCTGTACTTCGCCCGAGTGCTCGGTGCCGAGATACTGGGCCAGTACGCGCTCGTCCTCGCGGTCGTCGCGTGGCTCTCGCTGGCGGGCACCCTCGGCGTCACCTCGGCAACGACGAAGCGGATGAGCGAGGGCGAGGAGCCGTCGGCGTACGCGACTGCTGGCGCGGCCGTGGTCGCGACACTCGCTCTCGTGCTCGGCGGACTCGTCTCACTCTTCGGTGACGCTGTGAACGCGTACGTGGGCGAACCGATCGCGCCACTAATCGTCGTCCTCGTCTTTGTCGGACTATTCAGTTCAGTCACCGACGCAGCGCTGCGCGGCGAGCGGAAGGTCCACCTCGCGGGACTGCTCACGCCGATGGGAATCGCCGCCCGAAGCGTCGTTCAGATCGGGCTCGTCGTCCTCGGACTCGAACTTGTCGGAATGCTCGTCGGATACGCAATCGGGAGCCTGCTCGTCGCCGTCGGCGGTCTCGTGCTCCTGTCCGTCGGCCTCGTCCGACCGAACCGTGAGCACTTCGAGGCGCTCTTCGAGTACGCGAAGTTCTCGTGGCTCGGCGGCCTCCAGTCGCGGTCGTTCAACGACGTCGACATCCTGCTTCTGGGCGTCTTCTTGCAATCGTCGCTCGTCGGCGTCTACTCCGCGGCCTGGAGCATCGCGAAGTTCCTCACGCTGTTCGATTCGGCGGTGAGTTCGACGCTGTTCCCGGAGCTGAGCCGCGCCGACGCCGAGGGTCGTCGGGGCTCCGTCGCGGACCTCGTCGAGGATTCGCTCACCTTCGGCGGCCTCATCCTGATTCCGGGACTCTTCGGCGGGATTCTGCTCGGGGAGCGGCTGCTCCGTATCTACGGACCGGAGTTCGTCAGGGGAGCGTCCGTCCTCTGGATTCTGATCGCCGCCACGCTGGTGTACGGATACCAGAAACAGCTGTTGAACGCGCTGAACGCGATCGACCGCCCGAAAGCGACGTTCAGGATCAACGCCGTCTTCATCGCGGCGAACGTGGTCCTGAACGTCTTTTTGATATCGACGATCGGCCTCGTCGGTGCCGCCGTCGCGACGCTACTCTCCGCGGGGTTCGGTGTGACGCTGGCGCTGTACACGCTGCGGGCGGAGATCGAATTCGCGATTCCGATCGGCGAGATCGGCCGGCAGTTCGCGGCCGCCGCCGGGATGGCCGCCGTCGTCGTCGCCGTCGAAGCCCTCCTCCGGACGGCAATTGATCTGAATCACAACTTCGCGACTGTCGTCCTGCTCGTCGGCGTCGGTGCCGCGGCGTACTTTATGACTCTGTTCGGGATTTCCGGTACCTTCCGGTCGACGGTTCGAGAGAACAGCCCGATGTAA